The following proteins come from a genomic window of Flavobacterium crocinum:
- a CDS encoding BNR repeat-containing protein, whose amino-acid sequence MEIALDKQLNRKVISKIKFLILVFFSFHVNAQLKTTESEVGLGWSNNSVNTVIFRNSALTSFKGNQYTAYYDPEGRMVLAKRKLNSNKWDKVITPYSGNVKDAHNDISIAIDSDGYLHVSWDHHDTRLRYARSKKPFTLELGEEKAMTGVDESKVTYPEFHNLPNGNLLFCYRSGASGRGNLVMKSYDVKTKLWTSLQNNLIDGENQRSAYWQMCIGEKEIYISWVWRESWDVSTNHDICYAFSADGGKTWRKSTGEKYNLPITKNTAEHAWEVPQNSSLINQTAMTVDENGNPYITTYWDNNGIPQYKVVYLADGKWNLINTDFHKKPFSLGGGGTKRIPISRPEILVDKSMLYLLLRDEERDNKITLAYTSLENKKWQLTDLSRFTVGQWEPNLDKELWKEKKQLHIFSQNVSQADGERLVKVNPEPVQVLEVKNLPVLKN is encoded by the coding sequence ATGGAAATAGCTTTAGATAAACAATTAAATAGAAAGGTAATCAGTAAAATAAAGTTTTTAATACTGGTGTTTTTTTCATTTCATGTAAATGCTCAGTTAAAAACTACAGAAAGTGAAGTAGGCTTAGGCTGGAGTAACAATTCTGTTAATACGGTTATTTTTAGAAATAGTGCACTGACCTCGTTTAAAGGAAATCAATATACAGCTTACTACGATCCGGAAGGCAGAATGGTTTTGGCAAAACGAAAACTAAATTCAAACAAATGGGATAAAGTAATTACGCCTTACAGCGGCAATGTAAAAGATGCTCACAACGATATCAGCATTGCAATAGACAGCGACGGTTATCTTCATGTGAGCTGGGATCATCATGATACGCGTTTGCGTTATGCCAGAAGTAAAAAACCGTTTACTTTAGAATTAGGCGAAGAAAAAGCAATGACAGGAGTTGATGAAAGTAAAGTTACTTATCCTGAATTCCATAATCTTCCTAATGGAAATTTATTGTTCTGCTATCGTTCCGGAGCTTCGGGAAGAGGAAATCTGGTTATGAAATCTTATGATGTAAAAACGAAGCTATGGACATCCTTACAAAATAATTTAATTGATGGCGAAAACCAGCGCAGTGCGTATTGGCAAATGTGTATAGGTGAGAAAGAAATTTACATTTCATGGGTTTGGAGAGAAAGCTGGGATGTATCAACAAACCATGATATTTGTTATGCCTTTTCAGCTGATGGAGGAAAAACATGGCGAAAATCTACAGGAGAAAAATACAATTTACCAATTACAAAAAACACAGCTGAACATGCTTGGGAAGTACCGCAAAACAGCAGTTTAATTAACCAAACAGCAATGACTGTGGATGAAAATGGAAATCCATACATTACTACGTATTGGGACAATAATGGTATTCCGCAATATAAAGTAGTGTATTTGGCTGATGGAAAATGGAATTTAATCAATACCGATTTTCATAAGAAGCCATTTAGTTTAGGCGGAGGCGGAACCAAGAGAATTCCGATTTCACGTCCTGAGATTTTGGTTGATAAATCGATGCTCTATTTGCTTTTGAGAGATGAAGAACGTGATAATAAAATCACATTGGCTTATACCAGTTTAGAAAATAAAAAATGGCAGTTAACAGATTTAAGCCGTTTTACAGTCGGACAATGGGAACCGAATTTGGATAAAGAACTTTGGAAAGAGAAAAAACAGCTTCATATTTTTTCTCAAAATGTAAGTCAGGCAGATGGAGAAAGATTAGTAAAAGTAAATCCGGAACCTGTACAAGTTTTGGAAGTAAAAAATCTGCCCGTTTTAAAAAATTAA
- a CDS encoding glycoside hydrolase family 2 TIM barrel-domain containing protein, giving the protein MKKIVLALALFWSLQNNYAQNNEWENPQILDRGKEKGRSSFLLFSNETELKANNPQKSELYQSLNGNWKFNIVKNPSQRPMDFYAPNLNDSNWKNIQVPSNWELQGYDIPIYTNITYPFPKNPPFINGDYNPVGSYRRTFNVSDSWNDKEIILHFASISGYARVFLNGKEVGMTKASKTPAEFNITSFLKKGENLLAVQVIRWHDGSYLEDQDFWRLSGIEREVYLQAMPKTTVWDYFVKSDLDNQYKNGLFNVDVTLKYFEKNKIKNPSVKVELFDNQDKVIYSESKKVNDKEQNIHFEKTIENVKLWSNETPNLYRYTITLLDNKGKTLEIISKKTGFRKVEIKNARLLVNGKVIMVKGVNIHEHDDVNGHVPNEKLTLKDLQLMREHNINAIRMSHYPHDPHIYEMCDQYGFYVVDEANIESHAMGAEWQNWFDQKKHPAYLPEWAPAHLDRIERMFAVDKNHPSIIVWSLGNECGNGPVFYDAYDWLKKVDTTRPVQFEQAGENRNTDIVAPMYPSIKSMKNYANSDKTRPYIMCEYAHAMGQSSGNFQEYWDIINNSKRMQGGFIWDWVDQGIKTQNDKGQVFWAYGGDLGGAGLQNDENGCADGLIFSNRTPKPALEEVKKVYQNIEILLNTRTELIIRNHFNYTNLSNYNFKYELIKNGSKVKSGEFSFDLEPEQSKKIAISLGDIDENSEYFLNVFAFSKYDDPLVAKGFEFARAQFEIAKGNYFASNTKPNNASKLKYSKANNILSFETENSKGEFDLKKGQILTYASKKGENVIVNFPTPYFWRAPTDNDFGSGMPNKLGIWKEASKNPTVVSVVLDEKNTAGLGIKVAYKLAQADVPYTVDYLIQNNGEIKITSSIDMTGKDLPEMPRFGMRMKLNGSFDNLRYYGRGPWENYSDRNSAAFIGEYSDKVSNQYARNFIRPQESGYKTDVRWLTLKNNAGQGLRIDGAQPIGFSALNISTEDLDPGKNKEQRHPTDLNLDSKEAVYLHVDYKQRGLGGDDSWGSLPHEQYRLLGKKYSYSYTVSLIN; this is encoded by the coding sequence ATGAAAAAAATTGTATTAGCACTTGCTTTGTTTTGGAGTCTGCAAAATAATTATGCCCAGAATAATGAATGGGAAAATCCTCAGATTTTGGACAGAGGAAAAGAAAAAGGCAGAAGTTCTTTTCTGTTATTCAGCAATGAAACGGAACTGAAAGCAAACAATCCTCAAAAATCAGAATTGTATCAGAGTTTGAATGGAAATTGGAAATTCAATATTGTTAAAAATCCTTCTCAAAGACCTATGGATTTTTATGCGCCAAATTTGAATGATTCCAATTGGAAAAACATTCAGGTGCCTTCTAACTGGGAACTGCAAGGTTATGATATTCCAATTTATACTAATATCACGTATCCGTTTCCAAAAAATCCGCCTTTTATAAATGGCGATTATAATCCGGTTGGAAGTTACAGACGTACTTTTAATGTATCTGATTCATGGAACGATAAAGAAATCATTCTTCATTTTGCTTCAATTTCAGGATATGCGAGAGTATTCCTGAATGGAAAAGAAGTAGGAATGACTAAAGCATCTAAAACTCCGGCTGAATTTAATATTACTTCATTTTTAAAGAAAGGAGAAAATTTATTGGCTGTTCAGGTAATCCGTTGGCATGATGGAAGTTATTTGGAAGATCAGGATTTTTGGAGATTAAGCGGTATAGAAAGAGAGGTATATCTGCAGGCAATGCCTAAAACGACCGTTTGGGATTATTTTGTAAAAAGTGATTTAGACAATCAATATAAAAACGGACTTTTTAATGTGGATGTCACTTTAAAATATTTTGAAAAGAATAAAATAAAAAATCCATCTGTAAAGGTGGAATTATTTGACAATCAGGATAAAGTAATCTATTCTGAAAGCAAAAAAGTCAATGATAAAGAGCAAAATATCCATTTTGAAAAGACAATCGAAAATGTAAAACTATGGAGCAATGAAACGCCTAATCTGTATCGATATACCATTACATTATTAGACAATAAAGGCAAAACATTAGAAATTATTTCTAAAAAAACAGGTTTTAGAAAAGTTGAAATTAAGAACGCTCGTTTGCTTGTAAATGGCAAAGTCATTATGGTAAAAGGAGTTAATATTCATGAACACGATGATGTAAATGGTCACGTTCCTAATGAAAAATTGACGTTGAAGGATCTTCAGTTAATGAGAGAACACAACATTAATGCTATCAGAATGAGTCATTATCCGCATGATCCTCATATTTATGAGATGTGTGATCAATATGGTTTTTATGTGGTGGATGAAGCCAATATCGAAAGTCATGCAATGGGAGCAGAATGGCAGAATTGGTTTGACCAGAAAAAACATCCAGCTTATTTGCCGGAATGGGCACCGGCACATTTAGATCGTATCGAAAGAATGTTTGCCGTTGACAAAAACCATCCTTCGATTATTGTTTGGTCTTTAGGAAATGAATGTGGTAACGGACCAGTTTTTTATGATGCTTACGATTGGCTGAAAAAAGTCGATACTACACGTCCGGTTCAGTTTGAGCAGGCAGGAGAAAATAGAAATACGGATATAGTAGCTCCAATGTATCCAAGTATTAAAAGCATGAAAAATTATGCAAATTCTGACAAAACACGTCCGTACATTATGTGTGAATATGCGCATGCGATGGGACAAAGCAGTGGTAATTTTCAGGAATATTGGGATATTATCAATAACAGTAAACGCATGCAGGGTGGTTTTATTTGGGATTGGGTAGATCAGGGAATCAAAACTCAAAACGATAAAGGACAGGTTTTCTGGGCTTATGGAGGAGATTTAGGAGGTGCTGGTCTTCAGAATGATGAAAATGGCTGTGCAGATGGACTTATTTTCTCAAACAGAACACCAAAACCAGCTTTAGAGGAAGTGAAAAAAGTATATCAAAACATTGAAATTCTTTTAAATACCAGAACGGAATTAATAATCAGAAATCATTTTAATTATACCAATCTGTCCAATTATAACTTTAAGTATGAACTGATTAAAAACGGTTCAAAAGTAAAATCAGGTGAATTTAGTTTTGATTTAGAACCGGAACAAAGTAAAAAAATAGCAATTTCTTTAGGCGATATTGACGAGAATTCAGAATATTTTTTAAATGTTTTTGCCTTTTCAAAATACGATGATCCTTTAGTAGCAAAAGGATTTGAATTTGCCAGAGCACAATTTGAAATAGCAAAAGGAAATTATTTTGCATCGAATACCAAACCAAATAATGCGTCTAAGTTAAAGTATTCAAAAGCAAACAATATTCTTTCTTTTGAAACAGAAAATAGTAAAGGAGAATTTGATCTTAAAAAAGGACAAATTCTGACATATGCATCAAAAAAAGGAGAGAATGTGATTGTAAATTTCCCAACACCTTATTTCTGGCGTGCTCCAACAGATAATGATTTTGGAAGTGGTATGCCAAATAAATTAGGAATTTGGAAAGAAGCATCAAAAAATCCGACAGTTGTAAGTGTTGTTTTGGATGAAAAAAATACAGCAGGATTAGGAATAAAAGTAGCTTATAAATTAGCGCAAGCTGATGTTCCGTATACAGTAGATTATTTGATTCAGAATAATGGCGAAATTAAAATAACGTCTTCAATCGATATGACAGGAAAAGATTTACCTGAAATGCCTCGTTTTGGAATGCGTATGAAACTAAACGGATCATTTGATAATTTACGTTATTATGGAAGAGGACCTTGGGAGAATTATTCAGATAGAAATTCGGCAGCGTTTATAGGAGAATATTCAGATAAAGTGAGCAATCAATATGCAAGAAATTTTATTCGTCCACAGGAATCGGGATATAAAACAGATGTGCGTTGGCTGACTTTAAAAAACAATGCAGGACAAGGTTTAAGAATTGACGGCGCACAGCCAATTGGTTTTAGCGCTCTGAATATTTCGACAGAAGATTTGGATCCGGGAAAAAATAAGGAACAGCGTCATCCGACTGATTTAAACTTAGATTCTAAAGAAGCCGTTTACCTGCATGTAGATTACAAGCAAAGAGGTCTTGGAGGCGATGACAGCTGGGGAAGTCTGCCACATGAACAATATCGTTTGTTGGGCAAAAAATACAGCTATTCCTACACAGTATCATTGATTAATTAG